The Eubacteriaceae bacterium Marseille-Q4139 genome has a window encoding:
- the mreD gene encoding rod shape-determining protein MreD — protein sequence MNSNLKQIAINLVLIVLAFTIQSSVFPLMPFLSAYPNLLVILIFSFGFIRGSRSGMAYGLVAGLFMDLSSGGALGFYTLIFVWMGYVNGICTKYYYEDYITLPLVLCVLNELAYNLYLYMFSFLIRGRLDFGYYLVNIILPETIFTVVTTLAVYRLFLFISRKLEEMEKRRDTTIV from the coding sequence ATGAATAGCAATCTCAAACAGATCGCCATCAACCTGGTGTTAATCGTCCTGGCGTTTACGATCCAGAGCAGCGTGTTCCCGTTAATGCCGTTTCTCTCGGCATACCCGAACCTGCTTGTGATCCTGATTTTTTCCTTCGGCTTCATAAGAGGCAGCCGGTCGGGAATGGCCTACGGGCTCGTGGCAGGGCTTTTCATGGATCTTTCATCCGGCGGCGCCCTGGGCTTTTATACGCTGATCTTCGTGTGGATGGGCTACGTCAACGGGATCTGCACGAAATACTATTATGAGGACTACATCACGCTGCCCCTTGTGCTCTGCGTGTTAAATGAGCTGGCATACAACCTCTATCTCTATATGTTCAGCTTCTTAATCCGGGGGCGGCTGGATTTCGGCTATTATCTCGTGAACATCATTCTTCCGGAAACGATCTTCACGGTTGTCACGACTCTGGCTGTGTACCGGCTGTTCCTTTTCATCAGCCGGAAGTTAGAAGAGATGGAAAAAAGGAGAGACACAACGATTGTTTAA
- the mreC gene encoding rod shape-determining protein MreC — translation MKNTKYFLAGLTVLCICMIGVTTVNGTILNPLRDAVGYVLVPLQTGINAVGGSIYSEASKIKELSTALEDKEKLQARVDELTEENTRLRAEQEELSRLRKLYELDEQYMQYQKVGARIIAKDTGEWFHVFRINKGSDDGIREGMNVIAGGGLVGIVTDVGANYATVRSIIDDSSQVSAMAQDSGDSCIVSGDLKLFEEGRLRLSYMEKDDDIEDGDMIVTSNISEKFLPGILIGYAADITVDYNDNLSKSGYLIPVAQFDRLQEVLVITDTKDAGPDFDE, via the coding sequence ATGAAGAACACCAAGTATTTTTTGGCCGGGCTGACCGTGCTCTGTATCTGCATGATCGGCGTCACTACCGTAAACGGTACTATTTTAAACCCGCTGCGGGATGCGGTCGGCTATGTGCTCGTCCCGCTTCAGACCGGGATCAATGCCGTTGGCGGCAGCATTTACAGCGAGGCCAGCAAAATCAAAGAACTCAGCACGGCGCTTGAGGACAAGGAAAAGCTCCAGGCCAGAGTGGACGAACTGACAGAAGAAAACACCAGGCTCCGCGCAGAACAGGAGGAGCTTTCCAGGCTCAGAAAGCTCTATGAGCTGGACGAGCAGTACATGCAGTATCAGAAAGTGGGAGCCAGGATCATTGCCAAGGATACCGGCGAATGGTTCCATGTGTTCCGGATCAACAAAGGCTCTGACGACGGCATCCGCGAGGGCATGAACGTCATCGCAGGCGGCGGCCTTGTGGGGATCGTGACCGACGTGGGCGCCAATTATGCCACGGTGCGCTCCATCATCGACGATTCCAGCCAGGTCAGCGCCATGGCCCAGGATTCCGGCGATTCCTGCATCGTTTCCGGCGACTTAAAGCTTTTCGAGGAAGGCCGCCTCAGGCTTTCCTACATGGAAAAGGACGACGATATCGAGGACGGCGACATGATCGTCACCTCCAATATCAGTGAAAAATTCCTTCCCGGCATCCTGATCGGCTATGCCGCGGATATTACGGTAGACTACAACGACAATTTAAGCAAATCCGGATACCTGATCCCTGTGGCCCAGTTTGACAGGCTCCAGGAGGTTCTGGTGATTACGGATACAAAGGATGCGGGGCCTGATTTCGATGAATAG
- the radC gene encoding DNA repair protein RadC — MDQKRKTETKEEITMKTLPASEQPYEKVLEYGAASLSDAELLSVILRSGSKGMPARALAEKVLSLGTPDGLAGLLHHSLADYKAIRGIGDVKAIQLSCLGELSKRIWRSASAVRSPSFHEPEDIAAYYMEELRHMEQECLRLMIFNTKNLLIKELEISRGTVNASIATPRELYIEALRYRGTGIALVHNHPSGDAAPSREDCFFTRRVMEAGNLIGIPLLDHVIIGDNCYVSLRERGILEE; from the coding sequence ATGGATCAGAAAAGAAAAACCGAAACAAAAGAAGAAATCACCATGAAGACGCTGCCGGCATCGGAACAGCCCTACGAAAAGGTTCTGGAGTACGGAGCCGCCTCCCTTTCGGACGCAGAGCTCCTCTCGGTGATCCTGCGGAGCGGTTCTAAAGGGATGCCGGCCAGGGCGCTTGCGGAAAAGGTACTGTCCCTTGGAACCCCCGACGGACTGGCGGGCCTTCTCCATCATTCCCTGGCGGATTACAAGGCTATCCGCGGAATCGGAGACGTGAAGGCCATCCAGCTTTCCTGCCTGGGTGAGCTTTCCAAACGGATCTGGCGGTCGGCTTCGGCTGTCCGTTCCCCGTCCTTCCATGAGCCGGAGGACATTGCCGCCTACTACATGGAAGAGCTCCGCCATATGGAGCAGGAATGCCTGCGCCTCATGATCTTCAATACGAAAAACCTCCTGATTAAGGAGCTGGAAATCTCCCGCGGCACTGTCAACGCGTCCATCGCCACGCCCAGGGAGCTTTATATTGAGGCGCTCCGCTACCGGGGAACCGGGATCGCCCTGGTTCACAACCATCCGAGCGGGGACGCGGCGCCAAGCAGGGAAGACTGCTTTTTTACGAGACGTGTGATGGAAGCCGGAAATTTAATCGGGATTCCGCTGTTAGACCACGTCATTATCGGGGATAATTGCTATGTGAGTCTCAGGGAACGAGGAATTTTAGAGGAATGA
- a CDS encoding DUF4321 domain-containing protein: MRGKNFWILLIFLLSGIVLGGFIGNMAEGIPGLSWLNFGQSFGIKDPIVLDFGLLIITFGLTIRITMASIIGVALAILAYRYV; this comes from the coding sequence ATGAGAGGGAAAAATTTTTGGATTCTGCTGATTTTCCTGCTGTCCGGCATCGTTCTGGGCGGCTTTATCGGGAATATGGCTGAGGGGATCCCCGGCCTTTCCTGGCTGAATTTCGGCCAGTCCTTTGGGATTAAAGACCCCATCGTCCTGGACTTCGGGCTCTTAATCATCACCTTCGGGCTGACAATCCGCATCACGATGGCCAGCATCATCGGCGTGGCCCTCGCCATTCTCGCATACCGCTACGTCTAA
- a CDS encoding methionine gamma-lyase family protein, translating into MELTEIYGTLGVTGPVLEYGKQIEESLKERFEAIDATAEYNQLKVIKAMQEARVSDIHFAGTTGYGYNDLGRDTLEEVYAKAFHGEDALVRPQLISGTHALAIALSGNLRPGDEILSPVGKPYDTLEEVIGIRDSVGSLKEFGITYRQVDLLEDGSFDWENIRKAINEKTRLVEIQRSKGYATRPTLSVGRIGELIAFIKALKPDVICMVDNCYGEFVERIEPTDVGADMIVGSLIKNPGGGLAPIGGYIVGRKDCIERAACRLTAPGLGKEVGASLGVSQSLYQGLFLSPTVVAGALKGAIFAANLYERLGFSVVPNGSESRHDIIQAITFGTPEGVIKFCEGIQAAAPVDSFVTPEPWAMPGYDSDVIMAAGAFIQGASIELSADAPIKPPYAVYFQGGLTWYHAKFGILKSLQKLLDAGLISLPQA; encoded by the coding sequence ATGGAATTAACGGAGATATATGGGACACTCGGCGTCACCGGGCCTGTCCTGGAATACGGAAAGCAGATCGAGGAGAGTTTAAAAGAACGGTTTGAGGCCATCGACGCCACGGCGGAGTACAACCAGTTAAAGGTCATCAAAGCCATGCAGGAGGCCAGGGTCAGCGACATCCACTTTGCCGGCACCACCGGCTACGGCTACAACGATCTGGGCCGCGACACCCTGGAAGAGGTCTATGCAAAGGCCTTCCACGGCGAGGACGCTCTGGTTCGCCCGCAGCTGATTTCCGGCACCCACGCCCTTGCCATCGCCCTTTCCGGGAACTTGCGGCCGGGCGACGAGATTCTTTCGCCGGTTGGAAAGCCCTACGACACCTTAGAGGAGGTCATCGGTATCCGGGATTCCGTCGGCTCCTTAAAGGAGTTTGGGATCACTTACCGCCAGGTAGATCTTTTAGAGGACGGAAGCTTCGACTGGGAGAACATCAGAAAGGCCATTAACGAGAAAACAAGGCTGGTGGAAATCCAGCGTTCCAAGGGCTATGCCACGCGCCCGACCCTTTCCGTCGGCCGGATCGGGGAGCTGATCGCCTTCATTAAGGCCTTAAAGCCTGACGTGATCTGCATGGTGGACAACTGCTACGGCGAATTCGTGGAGCGGATCGAGCCCACCGACGTGGGCGCGGACATGATCGTCGGCTCTCTAATTAAGAACCCCGGCGGCGGGCTGGCGCCCATCGGCGGCTATATCGTCGGAAGAAAAGACTGCATCGAGCGGGCGGCCTGCCGGCTTACGGCGCCCGGACTCGGAAAAGAAGTGGGCGCAAGCCTCGGCGTCAGCCAGTCCTTGTACCAGGGCCTTTTCCTTTCGCCGACCGTTGTGGCCGGCGCCTTAAAGGGGGCCATCTTTGCGGCCAACCTCTATGAGAGGCTCGGTTTTTCCGTGGTTCCAAACGGCAGCGAGAGCCGTCATGACATCATCCAGGCCATCACCTTCGGCACACCCGAGGGCGTGATCAAATTCTGCGAGGGCATCCAGGCGGCTGCGCCTGTGGACAGCTTCGTGACGCCGGAGCCGTGGGCCATGCCCGGCTATGATTCCGACGTCATTATGGCGGCAGGCGCCTTCATCCAGGGCGCTTCCATCGAGCTTTCGGCCGATGCGCCGATTAAACCGCCCTACGCCGTCTATTTCCAGGGCGGTCTGACCTGGTACCATGCGAAGTTCGGTATCTTAAAATCGCTCCAGAAGCTTCTCGATGCCGGGCTCATAAGCCTCCCGCAGGCATAA
- the miaA gene encoding tRNA (adenosine(37)-N6)-dimethylallyltransferase MiaA, translated as MKQPLIILTGPTAAGKTALSVRLAKAIGGEIISADSMQVYRGMDIGSAKATKEEMGGIRHHLIDVLEPSEEFNVTRFQSMALDAMKEIQEAGHIPIVAGGTGFYIQALLYDIDFTENDGDMAFRHELERLAEEKGPECLHERLKQVDPESAAAIHPNNRKRVIRALEFYEKTGMKISDHNEAEQKKESPYQFVYYVLTMDRARLYERIDARVDRMAAAGLVDEVKALKDAGLTKDMVSMQGLGYKEILDFLDGNMSLEEAVSVIKRDTRHFAKRQLTWFRRERDVCWLDWEKFDWNEDRMLHWILSDLTERGIIKKEQIQSWN; from the coding sequence ATGAAGCAGCCTTTGATAATTTTAACGGGGCCGACGGCCGCCGGGAAGACGGCACTTTCCGTCCGCCTTGCAAAAGCCATTGGCGGCGAAATCATCAGCGCCGACTCCATGCAGGTGTACCGCGGCATGGACATCGGCTCCGCCAAAGCCACAAAAGAGGAGATGGGCGGCATCCGCCACCACTTAATCGACGTTTTGGAGCCGTCAGAGGAGTTCAACGTAACGCGGTTTCAGTCCATGGCGTTAGACGCCATGAAAGAGATTCAGGAGGCAGGCCATATCCCGATAGTGGCAGGCGGAACCGGCTTTTACATCCAGGCCCTGCTTTATGACATTGACTTTACGGAAAACGACGGCGACATGGCTTTCCGCCATGAGTTGGAGCGGCTGGCCGAAGAAAAAGGGCCGGAATGCCTTCATGAGCGGTTAAAACAGGTAGATCCGGAATCGGCCGCTGCCATCCATCCGAACAATCGGAAGCGGGTGATCCGTGCCCTGGAATTTTATGAAAAAACGGGGATGAAGATTTCCGACCACAACGAGGCGGAACAAAAGAAGGAATCGCCCTACCAGTTTGTCTATTACGTCCTCACCATGGATCGGGCGCGGCTTTATGAGCGCATCGACGCCCGCGTGGACAGGATGGCTGCGGCCGGGCTCGTGGACGAGGTGAAAGCCTTAAAGGACGCCGGCCTTACAAAGGATATGGTGTCCATGCAGGGACTCGGCTATAAAGAAATCCTGGATTTCCTGGACGGGAATATGAGCCTGGAGGAAGCCGTCTCTGTCATCAAGCGGGACACCAGGCATTTTGCCAAGCGCCAGCTCACCTGGTTTCGCAGGGAGCGGGACGTCTGCTGGCTTGACTGGGAAAAATTTGACTGGAACGAAGACAGGATGCTTCACTGGATCCTCTCGGATCTTACAGAGCGCGGCATCATAAAAAAGGAGCAGATACAATCATGGAATTAA
- the mutL gene encoding DNA mismatch repair endonuclease MutL has protein sequence MPIQLLDQNTINQIAAGEVVERPASVVKELMENAIDAGATAVTAEIRDGGIGFVRITDNGCGIPGDELPLAFLRHSTSKIRSAADLVAISSLGFRGEALSSIAAVSQVEVITKTAGSLNGFRYQIEGGKEKSLEEIGAPDGTTFISRNLFYNTPARRKFLKTAATEGGHVADLVEKIALSHPEISIRLIVNNQTKLHTSGNHNLKDIIYTVYGREIAANLIPIDVKTDWFTISGFIGKPVIARGNRNFENYFINGRYIKSGIIAKAIEDGYKSYMMQHKYPFTLLHFQVEPEFIDVNVHPSKMELRFKDGEFIYRTICQAVSEALSGRELIPAAELSGNREEKQETDGTPNTPGTGAAAKPQRGPEPFERRRLNAMGVGESPASYGKAAERAFRPETTAERAVRQETETGSGVPEKAPVPADGGTGSLDAKQEPRPALPGPSAGQPVSRPLDSTPEAAADTRIPSTPEAATDTRTPRTPASAVPQKPSVAPQPLVPAPSKPSEPAKPSTPPQAKEAPGEPLVQLEMFDDRLLSEQSRYWHRLIGQVFDTYWIIEYKDAMYIIDQHAAHEKVLFEKTFASLKSREFTSQNISPPIILTLSLQEAELLRRYQREFETIGFEIEHFGGNEYAVRAVPDNLFSLAKKELLLEMLDGLSEDTGISGSEMIYDRIATMSCKAAVKGNNRLSEREANELIDQLLKLENPYACPHGRPTIISISKYEMEKKFKRIV, from the coding sequence ATGCCGATTCAGCTTCTCGATCAGAATACCATCAACCAGATTGCGGCCGGAGAGGTGGTGGAACGGCCGGCTTCGGTGGTGAAGGAGCTCATGGAAAACGCCATTGACGCCGGGGCCACAGCCGTGACGGCAGAAATCCGCGACGGCGGCATCGGCTTCGTCCGCATCACCGACAACGGCTGCGGGATCCCTGGGGACGAGCTTCCCCTGGCTTTCCTGCGCCATTCCACCAGCAAGATCCGGTCGGCGGCCGATCTGGTGGCCATATCCTCCCTGGGCTTTCGCGGCGAGGCGCTTTCCAGCATTGCGGCCGTGTCCCAGGTGGAGGTCATCACGAAGACAGCCGGGAGCTTAAACGGCTTCCGCTACCAGATTGAGGGCGGGAAAGAGAAGTCCCTCGAGGAGATCGGGGCGCCGGACGGCACCACCTTCATTTCCAGGAACCTCTTCTACAACACGCCGGCCAGACGGAAGTTTTTAAAGACGGCGGCCACCGAGGGCGGCCATGTGGCCGATCTGGTGGAAAAGATTGCCCTTTCCCATCCGGAGATTTCCATCCGCCTGATCGTCAACAACCAGACGAAGCTTCACACCTCCGGAAACCACAATTTAAAGGACATCATCTACACGGTTTACGGCAGGGAGATTGCCGCAAACCTGATTCCCATCGACGTGAAGACCGACTGGTTCACTATTTCCGGCTTCATCGGAAAGCCGGTGATCGCCAGAGGGAACCGGAATTTTGAAAATTATTTTATCAATGGAAGATATATCAAAAGCGGCATCATAGCAAAGGCCATCGAGGACGGCTATAAGAGCTATATGATGCAGCATAAATATCCGTTTACGCTGCTGCATTTTCAGGTGGAGCCGGAGTTCATCGACGTCAACGTCCATCCCTCAAAGATGGAGCTGCGGTTCAAGGACGGGGAGTTCATTTACCGCACCATTTGCCAGGCCGTTTCCGAGGCTCTTAGCGGCAGGGAGCTGATTCCGGCGGCGGAGCTTTCCGGAAACCGGGAAGAGAAGCAGGAGACAGACGGTACGCCAAATACCCCGGGGACAGGCGCGGCCGCAAAGCCGCAGAGAGGGCCGGAGCCCTTTGAGCGCCGCCGTTTAAACGCCATGGGAGTGGGAGAGAGCCCTGCCTCTTATGGGAAGGCGGCGGAGCGCGCTTTTCGGCCGGAAACGACGGCGGAACGTGCCGTCCGGCAGGAAACGGAAACGGGAAGCGGCGTGCCGGAAAAAGCGCCGGTTCCCGCAGACGGCGGGACAGGTTCCCTGGATGCAAAGCAGGAGCCGCGGCCAGCGCTGCCCGGCCCCTCAGCCGGTCAGCCGGTTTCCCGCCCGCTAGACAGTACGCCGGAAGCTGCTGCGGATACCCGGATTCCCAGTACGCCGGAAGCTGCGACGGATACCCGGACTCCCAGGACGCCGGCATCCGCCGTGCCTCAGAAACCTTCTGTCGCGCCCCAGCCCCTCGTTCCCGCGCCGTCAAAGCCATCGGAACCTGCAAAACCATCCACGCCCCCACAGGCGAAGGAAGCCCCAGGCGAACCGCTCGTCCAGCTTGAGATGTTCGATGACCGCCTTCTTTCGGAACAGTCCCGGTACTGGCACCGCCTGATCGGCCAGGTGTTCGACACCTACTGGATCATCGAATACAAGGACGCCATGTACATCATCGACCAGCACGCGGCCCACGAAAAGGTACTGTTTGAAAAGACCTTCGCCTCTTTAAAGTCCAGGGAGTTCACCTCCCAGAACATCAGCCCGCCCATTATCCTGACTTTATCGCTCCAGGAGGCGGAGCTTCTTCGCCGTTATCAGAGGGAATTTGAGACCATCGGCTTTGAAATCGAGCATTTCGGCGGCAACGAATACGCCGTCCGCGCCGTGCCCGACAACTTGTTTTCCCTGGCAAAAAAAGAGCTTCTTTTAGAGATGTTAGACGGCCTCTCCGAGGACACCGGCATTTCCGGCTCCGAGATGATCTACGACCGGATTGCCACCATGTCCTGCAAGGCCGCCGTTAAAGGGAACAACCGGCTCTCGGAGCGGGAAGCCAACGAACTGATCGACCAGCTTTTGAAGCTGGAAAATCCCTACGCCTGCCCTCACGGCCGGCCCACCATCATCTCCATCAGCAAATATGAGATGGAGAAAAAATTCAAGAGGATCGTTTAA
- the mutS gene encoding DNA mismatch repair protein MutS translates to MMTHYLETKKQYPDCILFYRLGDFYEMFFDDALTVSRELEITLTGKDCGLEERAPMCGVPYHAVEGYLTRLVQKGYKVAIAEQMEDPKLAKGLVKREVIRVVTPGTITSAQALDETKNNYLMAVVYTGNNYGIATVDITTGDFFVTEVSSERALLDEVNRFSPSELVCSEALFMSGLDMEELKNRYHLAVTALESRFFSDDTCRKILKEHFKVLSLEGLGLGDYENGMIACGCVLQYLYETQKNDLSHLTKLTPYTTGQFMVIDTSTRRNLELVETLREKQKRGTLLWVLDRTKTAMGARMLRTFIEQPLISAAEIERRQAAIEELNMNFISREEIREYLNSIYDLERLIGRISYKTANPRDLLAFKNSLSMLPYIKNLLGEFSGSLLKELYDDLDELSDLFDLIGRSIVEEPPITVREGNIIKDGYNEEVDKYRKAKTEGKSWLAELEASEREKTGIKTLKVKFNKVFGYYFEVTNSFKDMVPDYYIRKQTLTNAERYTTDRLKELEDIIMGAEDRLYTLEYELFCQVRDTIAGEVLRIQKTAKAIAGTDVFTALSAVAMRNNYVKPRINEKGIINIKNGRHPVVEKMMRDDMFVANDTYLDNGKNRISVITGPNMAGKSTYMRQTALIVLMAQIGSFVPADEANIGICDRIFTRVGASDDLASGQSTFMVEMTEVANILRNATKNSLLVLDEIGRGTSTFDGLAIAWAVIEHISSTKLLGAKTLFATHYHELTELEGAISGVNNYCIAVKEQGDDIVFLRKIVKGGADKSYGIQVAKLAGVPDSVIARAKELVEELSSADITSHAREIAEAHSTAPQHKAVTKPDEVDLNQLSIFDTVKDDDIVRELKDLELSTMTPIDALNTLYRLQTKLKNRWES, encoded by the coding sequence ATGATGACGCATTACCTGGAGACGAAGAAGCAGTATCCCGACTGCATCCTGTTCTACCGTCTCGGGGATTTTTACGAAATGTTCTTCGACGACGCTTTAACCGTGTCGCGGGAACTGGAAATTACACTGACAGGAAAAGACTGTGGATTAGAGGAACGCGCACCGATGTGTGGCGTTCCTTATCACGCAGTGGAGGGATATCTGACCCGCCTTGTCCAGAAGGGATATAAGGTGGCCATCGCGGAGCAGATGGAAGACCCGAAGCTTGCGAAAGGGCTTGTGAAGCGGGAAGTCATCCGCGTGGTGACTCCCGGCACCATCACCAGCGCCCAGGCCCTTGACGAGACAAAAAACAACTACCTGATGGCAGTTGTCTACACAGGGAATAACTACGGCATAGCGACGGTCGACATCACGACCGGCGATTTTTTTGTTACGGAAGTATCATCGGAGCGGGCGCTTCTTGACGAGGTGAACCGCTTTTCTCCGTCGGAACTTGTTTGCAGCGAGGCGCTTTTCATGTCCGGTCTGGATATGGAGGAGTTAAAAAACCGCTATCACCTGGCTGTCACGGCGTTGGAGAGCCGGTTCTTTTCCGACGATACATGCAGGAAAATTTTAAAAGAACACTTTAAGGTGTTAAGCCTCGAGGGACTTGGCCTCGGCGACTACGAAAACGGGATGATTGCCTGCGGCTGCGTCCTCCAGTACCTCTATGAGACCCAGAAAAATGACCTCTCCCATTTAACAAAGCTGACGCCTTATACCACGGGTCAGTTTATGGTGATCGACACGTCCACGAGGCGGAATCTGGAGCTTGTGGAGACCTTAAGGGAAAAGCAGAAGAGAGGCACGCTTCTCTGGGTACTAGACCGGACGAAGACAGCCATGGGAGCCAGGATGCTTCGGACGTTCATCGAGCAGCCGCTCATTTCCGCCGCGGAGATCGAGAGGCGCCAGGCGGCCATCGAAGAGCTCAACATGAACTTCATTTCCAGGGAGGAAATCCGGGAATACTTAAATTCCATCTACGACCTGGAGCGCCTCATCGGCCGCATCAGCTACAAAACGGCAAACCCCAGGGATCTTCTGGCCTTTAAGAATTCCCTGTCCATGCTGCCTTATATTAAAAATCTGCTGGGCGAGTTTTCCGGCAGCCTCTTAAAGGAGCTGTACGATGACCTGGATGAGCTCTCCGACCTCTTTGATCTGATCGGCCGCTCCATCGTAGAGGAACCGCCCATCACCGTCCGCGAGGGAAATATCATCAAGGACGGCTATAACGAGGAGGTCGACAAGTACCGGAAGGCCAAGACCGAGGGGAAGAGCTGGCTCGCAGAGCTGGAGGCCTCCGAGCGGGAAAAAACGGGGATCAAGACCTTAAAAGTCAAGTTCAACAAGGTGTTCGGCTATTATTTTGAAGTCACAAACTCCTTTAAAGACATGGTGCCGGACTACTATATCCGCAAACAGACTCTCACCAACGCGGAACGGTACACCACCGACCGCTTAAAGGAATTGGAGGACATCATCATGGGAGCCGAGGACCGGCTCTACACGCTGGAATACGAGCTGTTCTGCCAGGTGCGGGATACCATCGCCGGAGAAGTCTTACGGATCCAGAAGACGGCGAAGGCCATCGCAGGAACCGACGTATTTACGGCCCTTTCCGCCGTCGCCATGCGGAACAACTATGTGAAGCCGCGAATCAATGAAAAGGGCATCATCAACATCAAAAACGGCCGTCATCCCGTGGTGGAAAAGATGATGCGGGACGACATGTTCGTCGCCAACGACACGTATCTCGACAACGGGAAAAACAGGATTTCCGTCATCACCGGCCCCAACATGGCCGGAAAATCCACCTACATGCGCCAGACGGCTTTAATCGTCTTAATGGCGCAGATCGGAAGCTTCGTCCCGGCCGACGAGGCCAACATCGGCATCTGCGACAGGATTTTCACCCGCGTCGGCGCCTCCGACGACCTGGCTTCCGGCCAGAGTACCTTCATGGTGGAAATGACCGAGGTGGCAAACATCCTGCGGAACGCCACGAAAAACAGCCTGCTTGTCCTAGACGAGATCGGCCGCGGCACCAGCACCTTTGACGGCCTTGCCATCGCTTGGGCCGTCATCGAGCACATCAGCAGTACAAAGCTTCTGGGCGCCAAAACGCTGTTTGCGACCCATTACCATGAGCTGACGGAGCTGGAGGGCGCCATAAGCGGCGTCAACAACTACTGCATCGCCGTAAAAGAACAGGGCGACGACATCGTGTTCCTCAGGAAAATCGTAAAGGGCGGCGCAGATAAGAGCTACGGCATCCAGGTGGCGAAGTTAGCAGGAGTTCCGGATTCCGTCATCGCCCGTGCAAAGGAATTGGTGGAAGAGCTTTCCAGCGCCGACATCACCTCCCATGCGAGAGAAATCGCCGAGGCGCACTCGACTGCGCCCCAGCATAAGGCCGTGACGAAGCCGGATGAAGTGGATTTAAACCAGCTTTCGATTTTTGACACGGTGAAAGACGACGACATTGTCCGGGAGTTAAAGGATCTGGAGCTTTCCACAATGACGCCCATCGACGCCTTAAACACCCTTTACAGGCTTCAGACCAAGTTAAAAAACCGCTGGGAATCATAA
- a CDS encoding L,D-transpeptidase family protein, which produces MVPNTHLYGGNVDWTPTNGQAIWDAVEVFGQPANVAGQYTWLSAKLKDGLNGKLSYRPYVNNGGWLKFYSDGEPGGGTEGSTYVEAIQMHLTGEAAETYDLYYAVATAQRGQLGFAKAGEIAGTVDLGDWVTDLKVVLVPKGTGAPASTLDRYFGPFSGRIQFTETAATCVNADGTPYTGWADYDEVRYYFKDGYTLSGWQYIDGLKFYFYPNGQLCQDVDGLIGPQAEYELKVNKTLNCLTVYAKDGENGFIIPVKAMLTSVGDDTPIGTFQTPEKYRWRLMYNDTYTQYATRIQAGAGFLFHSITYETTNPHTLIASGYNGLGVVRSAGCIRLTCENAKWIYDNCKIGTNVTIYEDPNTPSPFMKPYVVLIPDDQNYDPTDPNV; this is translated from the coding sequence ATGGTGCCGAACACCCACCTTTACGGCGGAAATGTGGACTGGACGCCGACCAACGGCCAGGCCATCTGGGACGCCGTTGAGGTTTTCGGCCAGCCGGCCAACGTGGCAGGCCAGTACACCTGGCTTTCCGCCAAATTAAAGGACGGCTTAAACGGCAAGCTTTCCTACCGCCCCTACGTCAACAACGGCGGCTGGTTAAAATTTTATTCCGACGGGGAGCCGGGCGGCGGCACCGAAGGTTCCACCTATGTTGAGGCAATTCAGATGCATCTGACAGGCGAGGCCGCCGAGACCTATGACCTTTACTATGCCGTTGCCACGGCGCAGAGAGGCCAGCTCGGCTTTGCAAAGGCCGGGGAAATCGCCGGAACCGTCGACCTCGGCGACTGGGTCACGGATTTAAAGGTTGTTCTTGTTCCGAAGGGGACAGGCGCTCCGGCCTCGACCCTTGACCGGTATTTCGGGCCGTTTTCCGGCAGGATCCAGTTTACGGAGACGGCTGCCACCTGCGTAAACGCAGACGGGACGCCTTATACGGGCTGGGCCGATTACGACGAAGTGCGGTACTATTTTAAGGACGGCTATACCTTAAGCGGCTGGCAGTACATTGACGGGTTAAAATTCTATTTCTACCCCAACGGCCAGCTCTGCCAGGACGTAGACGGGCTTATCGGCCCCCAGGCAGAGTATGAGCTGAAAGTCAACAAGACCTTAAACTGCCTGACCGTCTATGCAAAGGACGGTGAAAACGGCTTCATCATCCCGGTGAAGGCCATGCTCACCTCCGTCGGCGACGACACGCCCATCGGCACGTTTCAGACGCCGGAGAAGTACCGCTGGAGGCTCATGTACAACGACACCTACACCCAGTATGCCACAAGGATCCAGGCAGGGGCAGGCTTCTTGTTCCACTCCATTACATATGAGACCACGAATCCGCACACGTTAATCGCCAGCGGCTACAACGGCCTGGGCGTCGTCCGCTCTGCCGGCTGCATCCGCCTGACCTGCGAAAACGCCAAGTGGATTTACGATAACTGCAAAATCGGGACAAACGTGACGATCTATGAGGATCCCAATACGCCTTCCCCGTTCATGAAGCCGTATGTGGTTCTGATCCCCGACGACCAGAATTACGATCCGACGGATCCGAACGTGTAA